TACAGGAGGACCAACACCATCTTTAGCGGTGATAAGTCATAGATTTTACAGTACAATGGTGCCCCCTGTTGACGCTTTTcagacatacatgcacacacaccctgtttCCTACCTGATTGATCTCATCCTGTGTGGCCTTCAGAGACTTGATGATGGTCTCCAGTTGGATCTTGCCAGCAGCCAGGCTCTGCTCCAGCTGGTTCTCCTCCTGCTGTAGCCGGCCCAGGTCGGCCTTTGCCCGGGTCAGCTCTTCCTCCTGGCTCTGCAGGTCTGTCTCCTGGGAGTGGATCTGACTCTGGAGGGTTGAGATCTAGAGACGGAGGAAGACGAAGCCATGAGGAAGTTGAAATTTCTATCTGGTCATATACTCCCTTGGTAATGGTGGCATTTATTCTAAGAGCAAAACAAGCCCTGATTCTAAAACCAACAGTATTAAAAAGAACACCTGATACATTTAATGGATGACTTCTACATCATTTATGATTCTGTGGCCACATCTAACAGTTCATCCTCTCTTCCTCACCATCTGAGACTCTTCCTGGCACTTCATCCGCACTTCATTCAGCATGTCCTctaatttgtgtttctgttggtcCATCTCCTCCAGGCGGTCCTGGGCGTCTTGTTTCTGAGCCTCCAGCTCCTGCAGACtggctgtctctctgtccaggTCGTTCTGCATCTCCTGTGGTCGGATAAAGCCAAGCTGTTTAGTGcattgaacacacactgcatccCCTGGCcctcaataaaaaataacagacaTGATGGTTTTAATAATCTTTGTGATCAAGTGTAATGATTAAAGTCCTCACCTGCACCTCTGCACTCTTATGTCTGATGGCCTCCTCCGTCTCCCTGATGTCCTGCTCAAGAGTGTACTTCTCCCTGTCACAcgcacaaaaacatgcacacaaacacatacacaatcactgttaaaataacagaaaaacaatcagatGTCAAACCAACACCAACTTCCTGCTGtgaacacacatcaacacatcagaGGAACAACACACTGGACTGGAATTCTATCAAATCCACAATGTCACTGATCAGTTTTATGGGAATAAGATATCATGCTGTGATAACAAGTGGACCGGATGGTTCACACGTGTATTCTCTGGGgtctttttaaacaaacagagcCAACAAATAGGTTTTGACcaccagacagacagcaacTGCAAGCATCACTCCATTAAGAAGCTCCTACTAAACcctgaagctaacagcagcagcaggagtcaGTGAAACCTCATTCCTCACAGAGCTCACTCTTCACAGTCATCTCGATATGAGACCATGAGGAAATTTACATTGATAATGATTATAAACCGTTGATGCTTTTTCTCTATATTGATAGattcttttactttttgaaaCACAGCCATCTCCTACTATAAAGCATTGTTTGAGCTTACAGTTGAAGAAAGTGACTGTTAGAGCAGATTTCTTCTGGAAAGAACTGAGCGGCATGAGAGTGACTTCTGCCTCTCTGCATTGCTGCCTGTTTACGTCAACAAAAAGTGCAACAAAAGGGAGAATATGATCAATTTATCAAACAGATGAAGAACAAGCAGAACACAAACTTCAGCCTCTGTGCTCACAGTAACTTTCTGTCTGCCTTCATCCACATTTCATTAGTTTTACAGCCATACAGAGCACACTCTATGTGAACTCATGTTACCCTCCAATAAGGTAACATAAAGTTATATATGGTTATAATATATGTGATTATATGAAAGTGTTTAGATACCTTAAATTCAGGTGATCAGGAAAATATGCTGAAACAACAAATCTTTCCATCAGCTGAACAGGTTCCATCCATCAGTTATTCTATATTCTTTTATCGCAATATATAATAAGGTTAACTAATTTCAtgtcatattcatttattttaaatcaagcCGTGTTTACAGTTAAACGTTTCTACTTTTTCTGTTAAACTATGTTCAAAGATTTAACCAACCCCTGGTTTCTTTACGCTTCAGTCATTATCAGAATACTAATAGCAGCATTATCCAATTATATCTGATTGTGATAAATATCATTGTCGATCAATACGGGAAACATTATTGTAAGgaggtttttttgttgtatcGTCCAGCCTTAGTCTGAAGCATTGCAATCTTGAAGCAGCCGAAAGCGACCGCACCATTGATCTACAAAAAGCTGATCTGAAATCCATGTTAAAGTATTTTCCTGCTGTTTACAGACGTTACTCAGACACAGTACACTACATAGGCAgggctgtattttttttatatttgacttttaCCAACATGATGCAGCAGGAAAATATGGTGCACATAATGAATCCTGCAGTAATGTCATTCAGGTGAATCTATCCAGGATGAAACATCAGTAAATGTTCTGGTTGCTTTTCAAAGCGTGTGCACAACTGCGTATCGCATTCTTTCCCCAAACACACCTATGATTAATGAAAAGACTAAATACGACTGCTCTGCCTAGATTACACTTTGTTTAACAAGTcgaaataaacacacaccccTAAATGTACTCGGACCATGCATTTATGTAATAATGAATTTGTTGTTgcagactgctgaagcctcatatAGCTTCAGATAATATTATGTATGCATTGACTGTGGATTATGTCTCCAACACTTCCCGCTTTGTGAACTTCAGGGCCAGTTTGAAAaggaggaatgattacagcagATGAAATCTGTTTCAGTGTTAATATCAGAAGTGGCATCAGAAAAGTCAGAACCTGACtattgtttgaagtttgaaaaaTAGTGAAGCTATCCCCATCAGGTGATAAAATTAGATCATTTCATCAATGAAGCCTAAAAAAAGTAGCAGGCAGGAGCATTGTTCATCTGTGTGCCACAGTAGATTTTGCAGAATGCCAGTCCATACATATTCAGTAGCTGGTGTGTTTACCTGAGAGTATTCCACTGGGTAAAGGCAAGAGTGCTGACGCAGCATGGAGAACAGTggtgaacaaacaaaaatttgATAAAATACACACATCAAAGGAAGAGTGGACGGCTGGCTGGCTGAATGGATGGAAGAAGGATGGATGCAGTAAAATAAGACAAAGCCAAGGTGAATGTTAAagcttgtttcctttttaagtGTGCATTTTATCACAGAAGAACACACTCCACACAGAGCGGACTGTATGTAGGGTTAACTGTAAGCTGCTGTCTAAAGCTCTGCGGCTGTGTCAACGTTATTCTGTAAAGGACATTCCTTTAATCCATGCACCAATGATCAGCAGGTGTAACAGACACTGAGGGTCAGTGTCAGTCACACACTCATGTAAGTGATGCATTAAGACTGGCTTGTGCTAATACATAGCTCAGCTAAGCCCGAATGCACAACAATACAGTCAAATCAAATGACAGAAAGCATtcaatatatcatattatatctGATGGGATGTTTAAGGATGGAATGTATTTCTCAAAATCATCCTATTTTGACAATGTCATAAGCCTCATTTCCAgtgcacagtttaaaaaaatatataataaaaaaaaaaaataaaaaaaacagttccagGTGAGTCAAGCTGTACCATGCGGTGGAAATGAGGAAATATGCTGTTTTATTATCATCAGTCTGGGCGAGAAAGATAGATTTTCATATAATTGCATGTTATGTCAAGTAGCttatgcagaaaaacaacacatttgttcaTATTAAGGCTAAATCAAATATCTTCAGTTGTACAACCAGCTCACAGGTACATTACTGCCAACAAGTGGACTGCTGTGGCATGACAGGCTGTTCTGAGTTGTGAGACACACTGAAGACTGTGTACATCACATGTGGGTTAGGTGCACTGTGTGCTGGCATTTTTCAGAAGTGGGATATACTTTCATACTAGCGTAGTGCAGAACAGGAGGGTTGTGAGGTTTATGAATTGGGCTGTTTCTGTTAAAGGTTTCGTGGATGCAACATACAAGgggcatttttttgtttaacataACATTGTAACAAAATGATAGTGAATTTAAAATTGTGGCATGTTATAACAGtactaaaagtatttttaacttttttgaattgtgctttttaaatgtgcaatatttcatttttaatgcagatacattttagtttttaaatttgaCTTGGCCAAAGACAAAAATCAGGATCATATTAGTCAAGACATGGTGTGATCTGTGTCTTATTATCGCTACAGAAAGTAATAAAAGACTGTATGTGGGTGATGGCAATGGATTAGTGAGGGAGCTAATGCTGTTAGTTAAATGAGGACGTATTGACTGACAGATCTGGCAAAACTAAAAGAACTCTGACACAGGACATCACCGAGCACATTCATCACAGAGTGTTAACCAGCGGGGAAACTAAGCTGCTAAACTCAAAGCTGCATCTTGTAAatgttcattattattacttataaGAAACATTTGCGAATGGCTACATTGTGCCCACTGTTGTTACTGCATTACGTTTAGACTAACTGTGCTGAAAATTAAAGCTGTACTCGAAGACATACTGGTATGAAAGTCTGATGcttaaaaatgattgttttctgTAGAGCTTTTTTACCTCTGTAACTGGGCTATCTCCTGGCTGATGTCATCCAGTTCCTTAATGCCAGTGAACTCCCCTGAACCAACTGAACTGGAGCTGTCCTgtagagagggaaagagagagaaagagagagagagggaggaggagaggaagacaaaaaagacaACAGGTTGGCAAAGTAACCTTTATTTGTTGAAGAGAGTGGGATGATGAAATGGTACCCAACTGAGCCATGTCAGACCGGGccaaaggaaggaggaagaggaaaagacaggataGGAAAGAAACCAGCTCAATAAAAGGAGCAGCAAAGAGGTTGAGTCAGTAGGTGAGGGCTGGGTCAGTCACCAAAATGTGGGGAGGGTCTGCACCGCTGACAAACTGCCAAGGAGAGCAAAGATTCAGGATTTTGTAACTGAACTGAGTGTGTGGAGACGTTTGTTGAGACCATCGCTGTTGATCTAATTTATTAAACTTTATGGAGCCACAAATAACTGCTGTCATAAGACCGCAGCTgcttcatcaaaataaaaaatactcatTAAAAGACTCCTGATCCTGCTAAAAGCGATCTTGAATCTTCCCTCCATCACCAGACACTTGACAGGGTGAGGTAACTTCACTGCACTCAATTGGAATATAGAGAAATGTCTTGCAAATGCTTCCCAGCAATCAGCCTGACCGGCCCTGCACAGAAAGCATTTATAGGTTCATAACCTGCAGGTCCATGTTACCTACCCACAACTTGAACATTAACAcctgagagaggagggaagaggggaaAGGTAGAAACATCAGCAGTAGATCTACCTCTCTATGTCTATGCAGGTTACATTTTCAAGTTCTCTTCCACCGAATAAGTAGATGTGGCAGATTGGGGACAAGAAAGAGGATGTATAgcaaagcagaggagagaagggaagggaAAATAATTAACTCACCCGTCTCATCTCAGATAGAGCAGCCATCTCTGATCCCACTGGGGTCATGTATCCTGACATACTCTGTAGTCAAATAGAAATAATGTAGTTACTGACAATGAGTTACAACCCCATCTCACGTCAAAggagatgtttgttttctaaaacGTCTTGTGCTTTTTCtctattatttaatattatatagcATTATGCCATGCTTTAGACGTGAACATGAGGAGCTTGGGATCGAAGTCCCGTCTCACTCAGCTCTTGTAAGCatgcattgtgtgtatgtgtgtgtgtgggacctACTGGTACAGGAGTGCCTCTCTCAGAGGGCGGGAGCATGTCAGCAGTCAGGGCCTGTGGAGGGTCGATACCCTTGCTGACTTTCTGCTGGATGAGATGCATGGCGAGGGCAAACTGCTCCCTGGTCAGCTTACCTATCTGCCTCGTGTCTGCCAGAGCCCTGTGGGGGAAGAGCAGACAGTCAACGAGGACACAATTATACTGAGCAGACTGAACACACTGTTGAGCAGAACAGGGCGAGCACAAATCAAGACAAGAGGACGGAGAAACTGCTGAATCGGCTCGTCAGGAAGACTTTTCACTCtcattaaatgtcaaacataaaaaaacgaGTGGAAGTTCCTACCATATATGGGCAAGGACATTCTGAGAGAGTCCAGACTGCATGAAGATGTCCTTTACTTCGTGTCCGCTGACAAATCCGTCCATGTCAGCGTCAGTTTTCAGAAAGATGTCGTCATAGCGACCACGGTCTGACACTGGCACCACCCAGGTCACCGAAtgctgaaacagaaagaggtgCACATATTGGAACTTTCTGTATTTCTGACTCACAACAaccagtcaaaggtttggacacagCTTCTCATTCagtggtttttatttattttaatttttcatcaATGTAGATGAATTATGTGGTAATCCAAAAAGTGTAAACAATAGGCTTCACAAGGTAGAAGGTTGAAGACGTTTCTATATATACACTGAGCACTGACTGCTTTTGGAAACTCATCCCAAACTGTCTCTATTGGGTTTTGGCAAAGTCATCTGATGCAGTACTCTCCTTCTTGGTCCAATAGCCCTTACAGACTCATCACACCACagtccagatttccactggtccTTGCCCAACaattctctttttcttcttgttggcCTCTCTCAGTCGTGGTTTCTAATTCGACTGTGAAAGTCTGATTtacacagtctcctctgaacaaagatgagatgtgtctgctacttgaactcaACATGAAATATGTATGTGGACTCTAAACTGATGGTACACCTGCACAAAGTGTATTCATCCCACAGTAaaccaaaaatcaaaaacacacaactgagTCAGTACCAGGAAGACACAACCCACATCAGTTTCTCTTTGAGGGTTTCCAGAATATTTTCTATTGCCTCTGGTGTTCACTCACAGCTCTGTGCACTGTTTGAGACTGCTTTAATGGAACACAGTAGAATATTTTGATAGCTGGCgcacaaaaaaggaaacaaggaaacaaataTAGGATAAAAATCAATACTGAACCATCACACGTTCCTCTaagtaaaacattattttgctCAAATACACTTTCTAGTGTTTACTGATAAAGgtgtctgtacatgtgtgtactgtatatcagCGCAGTCAATATAGTGTGTATTACCTGTCCAgacttgagtgtgtgtttgggcgACAGGCTGCCGGTGCTGTTGAGTGAGTTCATGCTGCCGTGGGAGGGCGTGGAGCGCAGCGAGTCTTTCGGTGGTGGAGGGCTTGCAGGCAGGCCGGGCACAGAGGTGGCCACTGAGCCCAgactcttctttctctttgacGGAGGGATgagggaagaggggaggagtGCAGGAACGGGCTCCTTCTCCAGGGCCCGGTACACGAGGTGCATGGCCTGGGGGAGCACATTGCACTATTAATACCTTCTTACTGGCTGCAGGTATAGCTTTCATACAGAATGGAGAAGAGACGTTATCTAAGGCTTTGTGTGGACTGCAAGCAAATCAGATTTGTTCCTCGAAACAGATCGAATTTGTGTGTCCAGACATCACCAACCTATTTGCGTGGGTTGCTGTGGTAACAATACAGCTGCCAGTAACTAAATACACTGTAGATGTGGCTTTCCAACATGAAAGCAGCTTTGTCTTACAGAAAACTCCCCCAAAATGACAGCAGAGAATTGATTTCAGCGTCAATCCACAGGCTGATGTTCTCTGTGTTGTCCTTCATGCTGCTCTGCTCGTAGCAGCACGAGTCTCAGCCACGAGATGTACTTCCGTTGATCTGGATTTgacattgttgttgtgttgtgagtCAAAAGACACTTTCACATCCGATATGAGCATCCAGACGCATTTTAGAAATCAGATTAGAGCCGCATTTCAAACCACCTCCGAATGGAGCTTGGTCATAAGGACTTCAATCTGAATACAGactgaacatgaaaacaacagacTGTTGGTGCCAGATGATCTCAGAAACTGCTGATCTCCTGGGATCAGTCTCTAGAATTGACAGAAAATggtgtgaaaaataaagaacgTCTAGTTTATTTCTGTGGATAGCCACCACAGTCACTAGACCTCAATCCAACAGAGCACCTTTGGCATGTGATGGAATGTTTTGCCCAACAATATGGCCACTCAATGTATATTTATGCAAGTATCCACATACGCATACAGTGAAGCAGATCACACTCACCACTGCAAACTCATCTTTGTCCAGATGGCCATCTTTATCTATGTCACTCAGGTCCCAAACCTAACAACAGGAAACACCATGAGTTACTAAATTATTACACATGAACAATCATTCCACTAGCGATCATGACATTCGTGCTACGTTCATGTTTGTTGGAACACGTTCTTGAGAGTAGTAGTTTAATCTTCAGTCGTGGAACCAACAAGGATTATTTAAGACCTATATGCGGAAGCATCATTTGAAGTCAGTACCTTCCCAAGGACATCCAGAGGTAGCTTAGAGTTGATTAGGACTGGTTTGACCTTCTCTCCTGACAGCAGGCCATTGACTGGAACCAAACTTTCAAAGATCCCATCAAATTTACTCTTCTCTTCGGGctacaaaaggaaaaacacacgCTAGTTATCTAAAAAGCCTCATCTGTGGATGTTTGGTTGTCTTTTCACTGAGCTCATGCATATTCACAAACAGAATGTTTTACTCAGCAGCAACATTAGAGCCCAGACGATGGCAGATGCCAGTGACGGCTCGGTGGTTTGATGTAAGTGGGACATCGTAAAAGTCAACCTGTCAGTGCCCTCTGCTGGACTAATACCAATACAGCTGTGAGAAACTGAAGTGATGTATCAGTAAAGCTCTGTGCATCATCTCGGTTTATCAATATGTTGCCATCAAACTCTGACAAAGAAGAGTACACGTGTTTGgatttcaataaataatagatATTTATGATTGGTGGttaagtctttttctttctaggtcagtgagaaacactgtttcattctactgtgtgtgtgtgtgtgtgtgtgtgtgtgtgtgtgtgtgtgtttaaacacacCCTGACAGCCCAGTGTAATTCGCCGGGAGCAGAAGCTGTGCTGCTTAGAGACGGACTGCTGGTGTCCTTCTGAAAtcagaacagaacaaagatGGCTGTCACAGCGATGTCATATGATCCATTcagtggattaaaaaaacatcttctcacACTTAGCTGTTGAGCTTTTGATACGAGGCTTAATAACATGTTtacttaataaataatgatgattctaataataattagaatGTCCGTAAACATGTCCGCAGGTTTAATGCCATATAAATGTCTatatacagaaataaatgtcTTTATACAAAGAACATGTGGATTTGATCTTTAATGATGAAGTGTCACTCACAAACTTGGGGGGAGGTACTGTTAGGTTGAGGCTGGACAGACTGACTTCCTGACCACTCTGAGCACAGGCCACCAGCCGCAGTGCTACGTAAAACccctgagagagaaaacacacaaggttACCCATAAAGCCTTGCTGcggtgttcacacacacacacacacacacacacacacacacacacacaaaatcaatgaGGCCACTCCATGCAAATACATGAATGGACACCAATTTGTTGGACCGGGTAAGTGCTGATAATATGTGTCTGTTACCTGATCCCAGATATTGAATTAAAACTATTATTTAAACTATGAATAAAGTTAAAGCTG
Above is a window of Larimichthys crocea isolate SSNF chromosome XVII, L_crocea_2.0, whole genome shotgun sequence DNA encoding:
- the eps15l1a gene encoding epidermal growth factor receptor substrate 15-like 1 isoform X4 translates to MRGTGLSAKGSVALEREGGCVPAATGKMAALTSLTQLSSGNPVYENLYRQVDPGNMGRVGPTEAALFLKKSGLPDITLGKIWDLADPDGKGYLDKQGFYVALRLVACAQSGQEVSLSSLNLTVPPPKFKDTSSPSLSSTASAPGELHWAVRPEEKSKFDGIFESLVPVNGLLSGEKVKPVLINSKLPLDVLGKVWDLSDIDKDGHLDKDEFAVAMHLVYRALEKEPVPALLPSSLIPPSKRKKSLGSVATSVPGLPASPPPPKDSLRSTPSHGSMNSLNSTGSLSPKHTLKSGQHSVTWVVPVSDRGRYDDIFLKTDADMDGFVSGHEVKDIFMQSGLSQNVLAHIWALADTRQIGKLTREQFALAMHLIQQKVSKGIDPPQALTADMLPPSERGTPVPSMSGYMTPVGSEMAALSEMRRDSSSSVGSGEFTGIKELDDISQEIAQLQREKYTLEQDIRETEEAIRHKSAEVQEMQNDLDRETASLQELEAQKQDAQDRLEEMDQQKHKLEDMLNEVRMKCQEESQMISTLQSQIHSQETDLQSQEEELTRAKADLGRLQQEENQLEQSLAAGKIQLETIIKSLKATQDEINQARSKLSQIQDSQQEVSKSIEQYNSTLNGTHGGSMTNLADMSEGFSDRENGGFPAMVRAPQEDPFKVKPSVFNSQPQELPPDPFHSEDPFKTDPFKGDPFQNDPFAKQPSASTDPFGGDPFKETDPFKASSEDFFKKTTKIDPFSTPDPFSKSATLPSKQTSHFTSSDPFLSSNPKPKGPDLFGTLDPFGSSSFSSSSNSSAGFADFSHMSKPRDPFEGRASWLPDYQKSVFVDDPFSRKNDTPALPPKKSVPPRPKPPSGKSTPVSMSGTADPSKPCDPFQPFGSDAIDPFQSKKGPGDPFSGKDPFAPSSASSKTPKDSTSGFADFSSFGNEAQQLEWAKRESERAERERLKRLRQQEQEDLELAIALSKAEMSNA
- the eps15l1a gene encoding epidermal growth factor receptor substrate 15-like 1 isoform X7, translated to MRGTGLSAKGSVALEREGGCVPAATGKMAALTSLTQLSSGNPVYENLYRQVDPGNMGRVGPTEAALFLKKSGLPDITLGKIWDLADPDGKGYLDKQGFYVALRLVACAQSGQEVSLSSLNLTVPPPKFKDTSSPSLSSTASAPGELHWAVRPEEKSKFDGIFESLVPVNGLLSGEKVKPVLINSKLPLDVLGKVWDLSDIDKDGHLDKDEFAVAMHLVYRALEKEPVPALLPSSLIPPSKRKKSLGSVATSVPGLPASPPPPKDSLRSTPSHGSMNSLNSTGSLSPKHTLKSGQHSVTWVVPVSDRGRYDDIFLKTDADMDGFVSGHEVKDIFMQSGLSQNVLAHIWALADTRQIGKLTREQFALAMHLIQQKVSKGIDPPQALTADMLPPSERGTPVPSMSGYMTPVGSEMAALSEMRRDSSSSVGSGEFTGIKELDDISQEIAQLQSTLAFTQWNTLREKYTLEQDIRETEEAIRHKSAEVQEMQNDLDRETASLQELEAQKQDAQDRLEEMDQQKHKLEDMLNEVRMKCQEESQMISTLQSQIHSQETDLQSQEEELTRAKADLGRLQQEENQLEQSLAAGKIQLETIIKSLKATQDEINQARSKLSQIQDSQQEVSKSIEQYNSTLNGTHGGSMTNLADMSEGFSDRENGGFPAMVRAPQEDPFKVKPSVFNSQPQELPPDPFHSEDPFKTDPFKGDPFQNDPFAKQPSASTDPFGGDPFKETDPFKASSEDFFKKTTKIDPFSTPDPFSKSATLPSKQTSHFTSSDPFLSSNPKPKGPDLFGTLDPFGSSSFSSSSNSSAGFADFSHMSKPRDPFEGRASWLPDYQKSVFVDDPFSRKNDTPALPPKKSVPPRPKPPSGKSTPVSMSGTADPSKPCDPFQPFGSDAIDPFQSKKGPGDPFSGKDPFAPSSASSKTPKDSTSGFADFSSDLTKSSLGMRLSSWSGLSERASGPSVSG
- the eps15l1a gene encoding epidermal growth factor receptor substrate 15-like 1 isoform X6, which produces MRGTGLSAKGSVALEREGGCVPAATGKMAALTSLTQLSSGNPVYENLYRQVDPGNMGRVGPTEAALFLKKSGLPDITLGKIWDLADPDGKGYLDKQGFYVALRLVACAQSGQEVSLSSLNLTVPPPKFKDTSSPSLSSTASAPGELHWAVRPEEKSKFDGIFESLVPVNGLLSGEKVKPVLINSKLPLDVLGKVWDLSDIDKDGHLDKDEFAVAMHLVYRALEKEPVPALLPSSLIPPSKRKKSLGSVATSVPGLPASPPPPKDSLRSTPSHGSMNSLNSTGSLSPKHTLKSGQHSVTWVVPVSDRGRYDDIFLKTDADMDGFVSGHEVKDIFMQSGLSQNVLAHIWALADTRQIGKLTREQFALAMHLIQQKVSKGIDPPQALTADMLPPSERGTPVPSMSGYMTPVGSEMAALSEMRRDSSSSVGSGEFTGIKELDDISQEIAQLQSTLAFTQWNTLREKYTLEQDIRETEEAIRHKSAEVQEMQNDLDRETASLQELEAQKQDAQDRLEEMDQQKHKLEDMLNEVRMKCQEESQMISTLQSQIHSQETDLQSQEEELTRAKADLGRLQQEENQLEQSLAAGKIQLETIIKSLKATQDEINQARSKLSQIQDSQQEVSKSIEQYNSTLNGTHGGSMTNLADMSEGFSDRENGGFPAMVRAPQEDPFKVKPSVFNSQPQELPPDPFHSEDPFKTDPFKDPFGGDPFKETDPFKASSEDFFKKTTKIDPFSTPDPFSKSATLPSKQTSHFTSSDPFLSSNPKPKGPDLFGTLDPFGSSSFSSSSNSSAGFADFSHMSKPRDPFEGRASWLPDYQKSVFVDDPFSRKNDTPALPPKKSVPPRPKPPSGKSTPVSMSGTADPSKPCDPFQPFGSDAIDPFQSKKGPGDPFSGKDPFAPSSASSKTPKDSTSGFADFSSFGNEAQQLEWAKRESERAERERLKRLRQQEQEDLELAIALSKAEMSNA
- the eps15l1a gene encoding epidermal growth factor receptor substrate 15-like 1 isoform X3; its protein translation is MRGTGLSAKGSVALEREGGCVPAATGKMAALTSLTQLSSGNPVYENLYRQVDPGNMGRVGPTEAALFLKKSGLPDITLGKIWDLADPDGKGYLDKQGFYVALRLVACAQSGQEVSLSSLNLTVPPPKFKDTSSPSLSSTASAPGELHWAVRPEEKSKFDGIFESLVPVNGLLSGEKVKPVLINSKLPLDVLGKVWDLSDIDKDGHLDKDEFAVAMHLVYRALEKEPVPALLPSSLIPPSKRKKSLGSVATSVPGLPASPPPPKDSLRSTPSHGSMNSLNSTGSLSPKHTLKSGQHSVTWVVPVSDRGRYDDIFLKTDADMDGFVSGHEVKDIFMQSGLSQNVLAHIWALADTRQIGKLTREQFALAMHLIQQKVSKGIDPPQALTADMLPPSERGTPVPSMSGYMTPVGSEMAALSEMRRDSSSSVGSGEFTGIKELDDISQEIAQLQSTLAFTQWNTLREKYTLEQDIRETEEAIRHKSAEVQEMQNDLDRETASLQELEAQKQDAQDRLEEMDQQKHKLEDMLNEVRMKCQEESQMISTLQSQIHSQETDLQSQEEELTRAKADLGRLQQEENQLEQSLAAGKIQLETIIKSLKATQDEINQARSKLSQIQDSQQEVSKSIEQYNSTLNGTHGGSMTNLADMSEGFSDRENGGFPAMVRAPQEDPFKVKPSVFNSQPQELPPDPFHSEDPFKTDPFKGDPFQNDPFAKQPSASTDPFGGDPFKETDPFKASSEDFFKKTTKIDPFSTPDPFSKSATLPSKQTSHFTSSDPFLSSNPKPKGPDLFGTLDPFGSSSFSSSSNSSAGFADFSHMSKPRDPFEGRASWLPDYQKSVFVDDPFSRKNDTPALPPKKSVPPRPKPPSGKSTPVSMSGTADPSKPCDPFQPFGSDAIDPFQSKKGPGDPFSGKDPFAPSSASRPDKVKFGNEAQQLEWAKRESERAERERLKRLRQQEQEDLELAIALSKAEMSNA
- the eps15l1a gene encoding epidermal growth factor receptor substrate 15-like 1 isoform X1; the encoded protein is MRGTGLSAKGSVALEREGGCVPAATGKMAALTSLTQLSSGNPVYENLYRQVDPGNMGRVGPTEAALFLKKSGLPDITLGKIWDLADPDGKGYLDKQGFYVALRLVACAQSGQEVSLSSLNLTVPPPKFKDTSSPSLSSTASAPGELHWAVRPEEKSKFDGIFESLVPVNGLLSGEKVKPVLINSKLPLDVLGKVWDLSDIDKDGHLDKDEFAVAMHLVYRALEKEPVPALLPSSLIPPSKRKKSLGSVATSVPGLPASPPPPKDSLRSTPSHGSMNSLNSTGSLSPKHTLKSGQHSVTWVVPVSDRGRYDDIFLKTDADMDGFVSGHEVKDIFMQSGLSQNVLAHIWALADTRQIGKLTREQFALAMHLIQQKVSKGIDPPQALTADMLPPSERGTPVPSMSGYMTPVGSEMAALSEMRRDSSSSVGSGEFTGIKELDDISQEIAQLQSTLAFTQWNTLREKYTLEQDIRETEEAIRHKSAEVQEMQNDLDRETASLQELEAQKQDAQDRLEEMDQQKHKLEDMLNEVRMKCQEESQMISTLQSQIHSQETDLQSQEEELTRAKADLGRLQQEENQLEQSLAAGKIQLETIIKSLKATQDEINQARSKLSQIQDSQQEVSKSIEQYNSTLNGTHGGSMTNLADMSEGFSDRENGGFPAMVRAPQEDPFKVKPSVFNSQPQELPPDPFHSEDPFKTDPFKGDPFQNDPFAKQPSASTDPFGGDPFKETDPFKASSEDFFKKTTKIDPFSTPDPFSKSATLPSKQTSHFTSSDPFLSSNPKPKGPDLFGTLDPFGSSSFSSSSNSSAGFADFSHMSKPRDPFEGRASWLPDYQKSVFVDDPFSRKNDTPALPPKKSVPPRPKPPSGKSTPVSMSGTADPSKPCDPFQPFGSDAIDPFQSKKGPGDPFSGKDPFAPSSASSKTPKDSTSGFADFSSFGNEAQQLEWAKRESERAERERLKRLRQQEQEDLELAIALSKAEMSNA